A single region of the Pseudomonas mandelii genome encodes:
- a CDS encoding DsbA family protein → MPSPTFLLYRRWPCGVWLLGWVIAGLLVLWLWSWADESHESTHTSDTTAAQHPAGPPWRYGRMNARFTIVEYADLECPYCKAYDPILRHWIDQHPEVNLQWHHLPLAMHEPAATRQARLAECIGESHGHDAFWQAITWIYQHTRSDGQGLPPDTEYHGQDPTVQACLASERPDTIIQGQANEARHGGVSATPTLRLIDHHSGQSLTLAGPAEGDALLSALDLLVSNGTAPYAAQLHHQMPADVVGDMPR, encoded by the coding sequence ATGCCTTCGCCCACTTTCCTCCTCTACCGTCGGTGGCCGTGCGGGGTCTGGCTGCTGGGGTGGGTGATTGCTGGCCTGCTCGTGCTCTGGCTTTGGTCGTGGGCCGACGAGTCGCATGAGTCAACCCACACGTCGGACACCACCGCTGCCCAGCACCCGGCCGGCCCACCTTGGCGCTATGGACGCATGAATGCGCGCTTCACCATTGTCGAATACGCCGACCTCGAATGCCCCTACTGCAAGGCCTATGACCCCATACTGCGGCATTGGATCGACCAGCACCCGGAGGTGAATCTGCAATGGCACCACCTGCCGCTAGCCATGCACGAGCCGGCAGCGACTCGACAGGCGCGTCTGGCCGAATGCATCGGCGAGTCCCACGGCCATGATGCGTTCTGGCAAGCCATCACCTGGATCTACCAGCACACCCGCAGCGACGGCCAGGGCCTGCCGCCCGACACCGAGTACCACGGCCAGGACCCAACCGTGCAAGCCTGCCTCGCCAGTGAGCGGCCCGACACCATCATCCAGGGGCAGGCCAACGAAGCACGCCATGGCGGCGTGAGCGCCACCCCGACCCTGCGTCTGATCGACCACCACAGCGGCCAGTCACTGACCCTGGCCGGCCCGGCCGAAGGCGACGCGTTGCTGTCGGCATTGGACCTATTGGTGTCCAACGGTACGGCGCCATACGCAGCACAACTTCATCACCAAATGCCTGCCGACGTCGTCGGCGACATGCCCAGATAG
- a CDS encoding TIGR03758 family integrating conjugative element protein — protein MNANQLAAFQANAGFTPSAVAGVLLGAVFATLLLWGVWALRTAYVGWSEQRISQRQFVGVAVRFIAMYVVLTFFLLS, from the coding sequence ATGAACGCCAACCAGCTTGCCGCCTTTCAGGCCAATGCAGGCTTCACCCCCTCTGCTGTCGCCGGCGTACTGCTCGGCGCCGTGTTCGCAACCCTGCTGCTGTGGGGCGTATGGGCCCTGCGCACAGCCTATGTCGGCTGGTCGGAACAGCGGATTTCCCAGCGTCAGTTCGTCGGCGTTGCGGTGAGGTTTATCGCGATGTACGTGGTGCTGACTTTTTTCCTGCTCTCCTAA
- a CDS encoding TIGR03745 family integrating conjugative element membrane protein yields the protein MAVLTSASTLAMLPTFVRADLPTLEDPSRGTGSGIMETLRNYGYDIVMLVALLVVASMFVGVCYHAYGTYAEIHTGRKTWGQFGLTVAVGAVLLVVGVWLLTEATGVL from the coding sequence ATGGCCGTCCTGACCTCGGCATCCACACTCGCCATGCTGCCGACGTTTGTCCGGGCCGACCTCCCAACCCTGGAAGATCCGTCGAGGGGCACCGGCTCCGGCATCATGGAGACGCTGCGCAATTACGGTTACGACATCGTGATGCTCGTTGCCTTGCTGGTGGTCGCCTCGATGTTTGTCGGTGTCTGCTACCACGCCTACGGTACCTATGCGGAAATCCACACGGGCCGCAAAACCTGGGGGCAATTCGGCCTGACGGTGGCCGTGGGCGCCGTCCTGCTGGTCGTTGGTGTCTGGCTGCTCACTGAAGCCACCGGCGTGCTCTAG
- a CDS encoding TIGR03750 family conjugal transfer protein, giving the protein MSTHQDIRPDGTVVFLPHRLNRHPVVVRGLTADELWICAGLSAAGSLVVGVPLAFVFSTIAIVPTAIMLGIAAGVFAGGGMLRRQKRGRPDTWLYRQLQWRIAQRHPALASFVGAHALVIRSGYWSTRRSKAA; this is encoded by the coding sequence ATGAGCACGCATCAGGACATTCGGCCTGACGGGACGGTGGTGTTTCTTCCACACCGTCTCAACCGTCACCCCGTGGTCGTCCGCGGCCTTACCGCGGATGAGCTGTGGATCTGCGCCGGGCTGTCGGCGGCAGGCAGCCTGGTGGTTGGCGTGCCGCTGGCCTTTGTATTTTCGACGATCGCCATCGTGCCCACGGCCATCATGCTGGGCATCGCTGCCGGGGTGTTTGCAGGTGGAGGCATGCTGCGTCGCCAGAAACGTGGCAGACCCGATACCTGGCTGTATCGCCAACTGCAGTGGCGTATTGCACAGCGTCATCCAGCCTTAGCGTCTTTTGTGGGCGCGCACGCGTTAGTGATCCGATCGGGTTACTGGAGCACGCGCAGGAGCAAGGCAGCGTGA
- a CDS encoding integrative conjugative element protein, RAQPRD family, whose product MARFHNSAYAWRRPVVALLLTSIFITQLAAAADDGYEREHLAAVARQLDLLDRLAKQSASTAPESRSRYHFDYRRLDADLQRMRSGINDYLTPQRAQPRDPSALLGDYRQDAKQEDDR is encoded by the coding sequence ATGGCAAGGTTTCACAATTCGGCTTACGCATGGCGACGTCCTGTCGTAGCGTTGCTGCTCACCAGTATCTTCATCACACAGCTCGCCGCCGCAGCTGACGATGGGTATGAGCGTGAACACCTGGCGGCCGTCGCCCGCCAGCTCGACCTGCTTGACCGTCTGGCCAAACAATCCGCCAGCACCGCCCCCGAGTCACGCTCCCGCTATCACTTCGACTATCGGCGTCTGGATGCCGACCTGCAGCGCATGCGGTCGGGCATCAACGACTACCTGACGCCTCAGCGTGCACAGCCACGCGATCCCTCTGCACTGCTTGGCGATTACCGCCAGGACGCCAAACAGGAGGATGACCGATGA
- a CDS encoding TIGR03751 family conjugal transfer lipoprotein, translated as MRRIWINGLTVLMVAVALAGCSTSKEKMLPHDGNTMLDIWNEETGGAARGGQSAQQLLDARQSLRRSLTQDDVNAAPTVNASYTRTAQNEIYRQFHRLPNPDLVMYVFPHLAGTDPAPVPGYTTVFPLYQRVQYAMPGERVENY; from the coding sequence ATGCGCAGGATCTGGATTAACGGCCTGACGGTCCTCATGGTGGCCGTGGCCTTGGCCGGCTGCTCGACCAGCAAGGAAAAGATGCTGCCGCATGACGGCAACACCATGCTCGATATCTGGAACGAGGAGACCGGCGGTGCCGCGCGTGGCGGGCAGAGTGCCCAGCAGTTGCTGGACGCCCGGCAGTCGCTGCGCCGGTCACTCACGCAAGACGATGTGAACGCGGCGCCGACTGTCAACGCAAGCTATACCCGCACCGCGCAGAACGAGATCTACCGGCAGTTCCACCGCCTGCCCAATCCAGACCTTGTGATGTACGTCTTCCCCCATCTGGCAGGCACTGATCCCGCTCCCGTTCCCGGGTACACGACCGTCTTTCCCCTGTACCAGCGGGTCCAGTACGCCATGCCCGGTGAACGGGTCGAGAACTACTGA
- a CDS encoding PFL_4703 family integrating conjugative element protein, protein MSRFKNEITHLQSHIKTLRLGLGALLVIALVMGGGWWSAPRDLTVHVPPDLRSGSTRKWWEVPPESVYAFSFYIWQQLQRWPTNGDEDYARNIHVLAPYFTPACQTFLRNDYEYRRTAGELRQRVRGIYEIPGRGYGENPAQRVKVVSDRDWIVTLDVTADEYYGAEQVKRALVRYPLKVVRVDVDPERNPFGLALDCYSGAPQRIISPDPVTPASTTPGGLGGAMGETP, encoded by the coding sequence GTGAGCCGGTTCAAGAACGAAATCACTCACCTCCAGTCGCACATCAAGACCTTGCGGCTGGGGCTTGGCGCACTACTTGTTATCGCCTTGGTGATGGGCGGCGGCTGGTGGAGCGCACCGCGTGACCTGACCGTGCACGTCCCGCCCGACCTGCGCTCCGGCAGTACCCGGAAATGGTGGGAAGTGCCACCCGAAAGCGTCTACGCCTTCTCGTTCTACATCTGGCAGCAACTCCAGCGCTGGCCCACCAACGGTGACGAAGACTATGCGCGCAACATTCATGTACTGGCGCCCTACTTCACCCCCGCCTGCCAGACCTTTCTGCGCAATGACTATGAATACCGCCGTACGGCAGGTGAGTTACGCCAGCGGGTACGAGGCATTTATGAAATTCCGGGGCGTGGCTACGGCGAGAACCCGGCCCAGCGGGTGAAAGTCGTCTCCGACCGCGATTGGATCGTCACGCTTGATGTGACGGCGGATGAGTACTACGGCGCCGAGCAGGTCAAACGAGCGCTGGTTCGTTACCCGCTCAAGGTCGTACGGGTGGACGTCGACCCCGAGCGCAACCCGTTCGGCCTGGCCCTGGACTGCTACAGCGGCGCGCCGCAACGCATCATCAGCCCCGACCCCGTCACACCTGCCAGCACCACGCCGGGCGGGCTGGGTGGCGCTATGGGAGAGACGCCATGA
- a CDS encoding helix-turn-helix domain-containing protein has translation MSTPLPLPVERALRKLGSDIELARRRRRISQASLAERMGASVSTVRRMEKGDMRVPIHFFARALHVFGEVQALANLLDTAHDDIGLTLMDEQLPKRVRSKPPASGAL, from the coding sequence ATGAGTACACCATTGCCGTTGCCCGTCGAGCGGGCGCTCCGCAAGCTCGGCAGCGACATTGAGCTTGCACGCAGGCGTCGACGGATTTCACAGGCCTCGCTTGCAGAGCGAATGGGAGCTTCTGTGTCCACTGTTCGGCGCATGGAGAAAGGGGATATGCGGGTGCCTATTCATTTCTTCGCCCGCGCCTTGCACGTGTTCGGTGAGGTACAGGCGCTGGCCAACCTGCTGGATACGGCGCACGACGACATCGGGTTGACGCTGATGGATGAACAATTGCCTAAACGTGTACGCAGTAAACCGCCGGCATCGGGGGCATTATGA
- a CDS encoding TIGR03752 family integrating conjugative element protein, which yields MKGNGLLKWLMVPMALLLVFVGIKLFSDGNVQPVNDGTPRLTPQEAKALGIEGDTPRDTVATLVGQVKQLRTELQGAMADNKTQKSENERLRQREGSIDRRIQSALETERNQLRNDREQVSGERQQAQGLLQDLQRQIEGLSSQRGDADLPIGLGLKPGDGDGLGSDGIHWIEPDDARRDGKSSASGKRDSFSFPTRFGPAQKTLEATRETVVEAGSKATGVSTATPVYTVPTNATLMGSIAMTALIGRVPVDGTVNDPYPFKVLIGPDNLTANGIDLPEVSGAVVSGTASGDWTLSCVRGQIRSVTFVFHDGTIRTVPEEGQLGGNQQQDNRGSNATQEGLGWISDPYGIPCVSGERRSNAQQYLGSQALITAAGAGVASLIKSDNDSVAVVANNNGSMGTVGITGNEAVGRILAGGVQDMSQWVNKLYGQAFAAVYVKPGAQVAVHLEQPLSIDYAPKGRRVDHRLGGAPHAQDLD from the coding sequence ATGAAAGGTAACGGTCTGCTGAAGTGGCTGATGGTGCCCATGGCGCTCTTGCTGGTGTTCGTCGGGATCAAGCTGTTTTCCGACGGTAACGTCCAACCGGTCAATGACGGCACTCCCCGGCTGACGCCGCAAGAGGCAAAGGCATTGGGTATCGAAGGCGACACGCCCCGCGACACCGTGGCGACGCTGGTAGGTCAGGTCAAACAACTGCGTACCGAATTGCAGGGTGCGATGGCGGACAACAAAACGCAGAAGTCTGAAAACGAGCGGTTGCGTCAGCGTGAAGGCTCAATTGACCGGCGCATCCAAAGTGCGCTGGAGACTGAACGCAACCAGTTGCGCAACGACCGTGAGCAGGTCTCCGGCGAGCGGCAGCAAGCTCAGGGCTTGCTGCAAGACCTGCAGCGCCAAATCGAAGGGCTGTCCAGTCAGCGTGGCGATGCCGACCTTCCCATCGGTCTGGGCCTGAAACCCGGGGACGGCGATGGACTCGGCAGTGACGGTATTCACTGGATTGAACCGGACGATGCCAGGCGCGATGGTAAAAGTAGCGCCTCTGGCAAGCGCGACAGCTTCAGCTTCCCCACCCGTTTCGGGCCCGCGCAGAAGACGCTGGAAGCGACCCGGGAGACCGTCGTGGAAGCTGGCAGCAAGGCGACGGGTGTGTCCACCGCAACGCCGGTTTACACCGTGCCAACCAACGCAACGCTGATGGGCTCGATTGCGATGACTGCGTTGATCGGGCGCGTGCCGGTGGACGGTACGGTGAATGACCCCTACCCGTTCAAGGTCCTCATTGGTCCCGACAACCTCACCGCCAACGGCATCGACCTCCCCGAGGTGTCCGGCGCGGTGGTCAGCGGTACCGCATCAGGCGACTGGACGCTGTCCTGCGTGCGCGGCCAGATCCGCAGTGTGACGTTCGTGTTCCATGACGGCACCATCCGCACCGTGCCCGAAGAGGGCCAGCTCGGTGGCAACCAGCAGCAGGACAACAGGGGCAGCAACGCTACCCAGGAAGGCCTGGGCTGGATCAGCGATCCCTATGGCATCCCGTGCGTTTCAGGTGAACGCCGCAGCAACGCCCAGCAGTACCTCGGCAGTCAGGCGCTGATTACGGCGGCGGGTGCCGGCGTCGCATCGCTGATCAAATCGGACAACGACAGCGTCGCTGTGGTGGCTAACAACAACGGTTCAATGGGCACCGTGGGTATTACCGGCAACGAAGCGGTGGGCCGCATCCTCGCGGGCGGTGTGCAGGACATGTCGCAGTGGGTGAACAAGCTCTACGGGCAGGCCTTCGCAGCCGTCTACGTCAAGCCCGGTGCCCAGGTCGCCGTCCATCTCGAACAACCCCTCAGCATCGACTACGCCCCCAAAGGTCGTCGCGTCGATCACCGTTTAGGAGGCGCTCCCCATGCGCAGGATCTGGATTAA
- a CDS encoding TIGR03749 family integrating conjugative element protein, whose amino-acid sequence MKHLLCAFSLLLTVVLSPTVHAVEILRWERLPLAVSLVVDQERIVFIDRNVRVGVPASLAGRLRVQSAGGALYLRASEPIEPTRLQLQDADNGTLILLDIAAEPARAGQAAMEPVRIVEAEGPAQRYGEAQTSQDSHDSADTTSPPRAARETPVPVVLTRYAAQHLYAPLRTVESVPGVTRVNLRRHQPLDALLPTLPVQARAIAAWRLDDLWVTAVRLANRSTYWLTLDPRELLGDFTNATFQHSALGPVGTPEDTSVVYLVTRGHGLAESLLPAVSPINAALNLPSPSTPAPKDGVRHER is encoded by the coding sequence ATGAAACACCTGCTCTGTGCCTTCAGCCTGCTGCTCACCGTTGTGCTGTCGCCGACAGTCCACGCCGTGGAGATCCTTCGCTGGGAGCGCCTGCCCCTGGCGGTTTCCCTGGTCGTGGATCAGGAGCGGATCGTGTTCATCGACCGCAACGTCCGCGTGGGTGTGCCTGCTTCACTCGCCGGACGCCTGCGGGTACAAAGTGCCGGTGGTGCACTCTATCTGCGCGCCAGTGAGCCCATCGAACCAACACGCCTGCAACTGCAGGATGCTGACAACGGGACACTGATCCTGCTGGACATCGCGGCTGAGCCCGCTCGGGCAGGCCAGGCAGCGATGGAGCCCGTGCGCATTGTTGAGGCTGAGGGCCCTGCTCAACGCTACGGCGAGGCGCAGACATCTCAGGACAGTCATGACAGCGCCGACACGACCAGCCCGCCTCGTGCTGCCCGTGAAACACCTGTGCCCGTGGTTCTGACCCGCTACGCCGCGCAGCACCTGTACGCCCCACTGCGCACAGTCGAATCCGTTCCTGGCGTGACGCGCGTGAACCTGCGCCGCCATCAGCCCCTAGACGCGCTGCTGCCCACCCTGCCCGTTCAGGCCAGAGCCATCGCCGCCTGGCGGCTGGATGATCTGTGGGTGACCGCCGTCAGGTTGGCCAACAGGTCGACCTACTGGCTCACCCTGGATCCGCGCGAACTGCTGGGTGATTTCACGAACGCAACGTTTCAGCATTCAGCCTTGGGCCCTGTCGGTACCCCGGAAGACACCTCGGTGGTTTACCTGGTGACCCGAGGGCATGGCCTGGCCGAATCTCTGTTGCCGGCAGTCAGCCCGATCAATGCAGCGCTGAATCTGCCGTCCCCCTCAACGCCTGCCCCGAAGGACGGAGTTCGTCATGAAAGGTAA
- the radC gene encoding RadC family protein yields MISGNASLNPVGTPDDDQIIEQALVILEQRVFTRGPSLQSPEDVRNFLQLKIAAQPHEVFGAVFLDSKHQVLAYEPLFQGTIDSASVYPRVVLKRCLDHNAAALVLCHNHPSGCTEPSTADETLTQRLKEILGQVDIRLLDHFIIGKGDPYSFAEHGLI; encoded by the coding sequence ATGATCAGTGGTAATGCGTCACTCAATCCCGTCGGCACACCGGACGACGACCAAATCATCGAACAGGCGTTGGTCATCCTTGAGCAGCGAGTGTTCACTCGTGGCCCCTCGCTGCAAAGCCCGGAGGATGTGCGCAATTTCCTGCAGCTGAAAATCGCAGCACAGCCGCATGAAGTCTTTGGCGCCGTGTTCCTCGATTCGAAGCATCAGGTGCTGGCCTACGAGCCTTTGTTCCAAGGCACTATCGACAGCGCCAGCGTCTATCCACGGGTGGTGCTCAAGCGCTGCCTGGACCATAACGCCGCCGCTCTGGTGCTCTGCCACAATCACCCTTCCGGCTGTACTGAACCCAGTACGGCGGACGAAACGTTGACCCAGCGATTGAAGGAGATATTGGGACAGGTCGATATCCGTCTGCTGGATCACTTCATCATCGGGAAAGGCGATCCTTATTCGTTCGCCGAACACGGATTGATCTGA
- a CDS encoding conjugative transfer ATPase — translation MRWPFSRVPETTQTDRPTPDAWERHVAELQAHGIPTPGKPGATRRRPATQAVEQALYDVAPSFADLLPWVEYLSDSKCMLLEDGVSVAAFFELMPVGTEGREAAWLAQARDALENALQDSFDELDDSPWVMQLYAQDETDWNPYLASLRSYLQPRAQGSAFSEFYLRFFGHHLRAVAKQGGLFEDRTVTKLPWRGQTRRVRLVVYRRAGSTPARRGQSPEQALNVICDRLLGGLSNAGIRARRLQAADIHAWLVLWFNPRPTMLGPTLDDRERFYRLTSYPTESEPGELELASGTDFAQRLFFGQPRSDVENGLWYFDDLPHRTVVVDRLRTPPNTGHITGETRKGGDAINALMDQMPEDTVMCLTMVVTPQDILEAHLNHLAKKAVGETLASEQALKDVQQARGLIGSAHKLYRASLAFYLRGRDMADLDTRGLQLGNVLLNAGLQPVREEDEVAPLNSYLRWLPCVYDPGKDKRQWYTQLMFAQHVANLAPTWGRSAGTGRPGITFFNRGGGTITFDPLNRLDRQMNAHLFLFGPTGSGKSATLNNILNQITAIYRPRLFIVEAGNSFGLYGEFAARLGLTVHRVRLSPGAGVSLAPFADAWRLVDTPSQVQTLDADALDEESAEGDASADEQRDVLGELEITARLMITGGEDREEARMTRADRSLIRQCILEAAHRCVIEKRTVLTRDVRNALRERGCDSTLPETRRTRLLEMADAMDMFCQGVDGEMFDRPGTPWPEADITVVDLATFAREGYNAQLSIAYISLINTVNNIAERDQFLGRPIINVTDEGHIITKNPLLAPYVVKITKMWRKLGAWYWLATQNLDDLPKAAEPMLNMIEWWICLSMPPDEVEKIARFRELNASQKALMLSARKEAGKFTEGVILSKSMELLFRAVPPSLYLALAMTEPEEKAERFQLMQQHGISELEAALRVADQIDRARGIEPLRYDLFD, via the coding sequence ATGCGCTGGCCATTTTCCCGCGTACCTGAGACAACTCAGACAGACAGGCCAACGCCGGATGCCTGGGAGCGCCATGTTGCCGAACTGCAGGCTCACGGCATTCCGACGCCGGGCAAGCCCGGTGCCACGCGGCGGCGTCCTGCCACACAGGCTGTCGAGCAGGCGCTTTATGACGTCGCGCCCTCGTTTGCCGATCTGTTGCCCTGGGTCGAATACCTGTCCGACTCAAAATGCATGCTGCTCGAAGACGGCGTCTCCGTCGCGGCATTTTTTGAATTGATGCCCGTCGGTACGGAGGGCCGTGAGGCGGCCTGGCTTGCGCAGGCGCGCGACGCCCTGGAAAACGCACTACAGGACAGTTTCGATGAACTGGATGACTCGCCCTGGGTGATGCAGCTCTACGCTCAGGACGAGACCGACTGGAACCCGTACCTTGCCTCCCTGCGCAGTTATCTCCAGCCACGGGCACAGGGCAGCGCCTTCAGCGAGTTCTACCTGCGCTTTTTCGGTCACCATCTGCGGGCCGTTGCCAAGCAGGGCGGCCTGTTCGAGGACCGCACAGTCACCAAGTTACCCTGGCGCGGCCAAACGCGCCGCGTCCGCCTGGTGGTATATCGGCGGGCTGGGAGTACGCCCGCCCGACGCGGGCAATCCCCCGAGCAGGCATTGAATGTCATTTGCGACCGGCTGCTCGGCGGCCTGTCCAATGCGGGCATACGCGCCCGTCGCCTGCAGGCGGCAGATATTCATGCCTGGCTGGTGCTTTGGTTCAACCCGCGGCCGACGATGCTCGGCCCCACGTTAGACGACCGCGAACGCTTCTACCGCCTCACGTCCTATCCGACGGAGTCCGAACCCGGCGAGCTGGAACTGGCCAGTGGTACGGATTTCGCGCAGCGCCTGTTTTTCGGCCAGCCCCGCTCTGACGTCGAAAACGGCCTGTGGTACTTCGACGACCTGCCCCACCGGACCGTTGTTGTCGACCGGTTGCGCACGCCGCCCAACACCGGGCACATCACCGGTGAAACCCGCAAGGGCGGTGATGCGATCAATGCCCTGATGGATCAGATGCCCGAAGACACGGTGATGTGCCTGACGATGGTCGTCACGCCGCAGGACATTCTTGAGGCGCACCTGAATCACCTGGCGAAAAAGGCAGTTGGTGAAACCCTGGCCTCGGAACAGGCATTGAAGGACGTCCAGCAGGCGCGCGGGCTGATTGGCAGTGCACACAAGCTGTATCGCGCCTCGCTGGCGTTCTACCTTCGGGGTCGGGACATGGCAGACCTCGATACCCGCGGTCTGCAACTGGGCAACGTCCTGCTCAACGCAGGCCTGCAACCGGTGCGCGAAGAAGATGAAGTCGCGCCGCTCAACAGCTATCTGCGTTGGTTACCCTGTGTCTATGACCCGGGCAAAGACAAGCGTCAGTGGTACACCCAACTCATGTTCGCGCAGCATGTAGCCAACCTGGCACCGACTTGGGGGCGCAGTGCCGGCACCGGCCGCCCCGGGATCACCTTCTTCAACCGTGGCGGCGGCACCATCACCTTTGATCCGTTGAACCGACTCGACCGCCAGATGAATGCACACCTGTTCCTGTTCGGCCCCACCGGTTCAGGCAAGTCGGCCACGCTCAACAACATCCTCAACCAGATCACCGCCATCTACCGGCCACGGCTGTTCATCGTGGAAGCCGGTAACAGCTTTGGCCTCTACGGTGAGTTCGCCGCGCGTCTGGGGCTGACGGTGCATCGCGTCAGGCTTTCGCCCGGTGCAGGCGTGAGCCTTGCGCCCTTCGCCGACGCCTGGCGCCTGGTCGACACGCCCAGCCAGGTCCAGACACTCGATGCCGACGCGCTCGATGAAGAATCCGCCGAGGGCGATGCCAGTGCTGACGAGCAACGTGATGTGCTGGGTGAACTGGAGATCACCGCACGATTGATGATCACCGGCGGGGAGGACAGAGAGGAAGCCAGGATGACCCGTGCCGATCGCAGCCTGATCCGTCAGTGCATCCTCGAGGCCGCCCATCGCTGCGTGATAGAAAAACGCACGGTACTGACCCGTGATGTACGCAATGCGCTGCGCGAACGCGGTTGCGATTCGACGTTACCCGAGACACGTCGTACTCGTCTGCTGGAAATGGCCGATGCGATGGACATGTTCTGCCAGGGCGTCGATGGCGAGATGTTCGACAGGCCGGGTACGCCTTGGCCGGAGGCCGATATCACGGTTGTCGACCTGGCCACGTTCGCCCGCGAGGGCTACAACGCGCAGCTGTCGATTGCCTACATTTCGCTGATCAACACCGTCAACAACATCGCCGAGCGCGACCAGTTCCTCGGCCGCCCGATCATCAATGTCACCGATGAAGGCCACATCATCACCAAGAACCCGCTGCTCGCGCCCTATGTGGTCAAGATCACCAAGATGTGGCGCAAACTGGGCGCCTGGTACTGGCTGGCAACGCAGAACCTGGACGACCTGCCGAAAGCCGCCGAGCCCATGCTCAACATGATCGAGTGGTGGATTTGCCTGAGCATGCCGCCCGACGAGGTGGAGAAGATTGCCCGGTTTCGTGAACTGAACGCCTCGCAGAAGGCCCTGATGCTGTCCGCACGCAAGGAAGCCGGAAAATTCACGGAGGGGGTGATTTTGTCAAAATCAATGGAGTTGCTGTTCCGTGCGGTACCGCCCAGCCTGTACCTGGCGCTGGCAATGACGGAACCCGAAGAGAAAGCCGAACGTTTTCAGTTGATGCAGCAGCACGGCATCAGTGAACTGGAAGCCGCGCTACGCGTTGCCGACCAGATCGACCGAGCGCGGGGCATCGAGCCGCTGCGCTACGACCTGTTTGATTGA